AGGCGGCCTGCACGATCATGGGAAACTGGTCATAAACCATACCGGGCAGTCGCCCGGTTTCGACCCCTTTGACGGCAAACCATTTCTGCCAGGCACGGGGTCGGTTCTGAATATGCAAAAGCGGCAGACGCAACAGATCATGGCCGGTTTCGATCTTTTGGTTTTCCAATATCGCGGGCTGTGCCACCGGCACCACATGCTCGCGCGAAAGCCACATCTTACGCGTTTCCGGCCAATCTCCTGTCCCGAAAGTTATAGCCGCATCAAAGGGTTGCGCTGCAAAGTTAAACGGTTCCAGCCGTGTTGTCATGTTGATCGAGACTTCGGGATGCGCCGCCGAAAACCGGGGCAGGCGCGGCACCAACCAACGCATGCCAAAGGTTGGCAATATGGTCAGGTTTACCGTGCCACCGCCGGGATTGGTCTGAAGTTTGAGCGAAGCCTGTGCGATGCGTTGTAGTGCAGCGCGAATTTCTTCGACATAGACCTCGCCTGCGGGTGTCAGGGTCAGCCGTTTGCTTGCACGGCTCAACAGCGCAACACCCAACTGTTCCTCAAGCGATTTCAACTGCCGCGAGACAGCACTCTGGGTCAGCGCAAGTTCTTCAGCCGCCGCCGTGGCGCTGCCTAATCGGGCAACGGCCTCAAGCGATTGCAGGG
This window of the Rhodobacteraceae bacterium LMO-JJ12 genome carries:
- a CDS encoding LysR substrate-binding domain-containing protein — translated: MLAPRRYLPSIPALQSLEAVARLGSATAAAEELALTQSAVSRQLKSLEEQLGVALLSRASKRLTLTPAGEVYVEEIRAALQRIAQASLKLQTNPGGGTVNLTILPTFGMRWLVPRLPRFSAAHPEVSINMTTRLEPFNFAAQPFDAAITFGTGDWPETRKMWLSREHVVPVAQPAILENQKIETGHDLLRLPLLHIQNRPRAWQKWFAVKGVETGRLPGMVYDQFPMIVQAALHGLGVALLPDFLVQQEIADGRLAVALGGPVQSLGDYWLVWPEEREDDPALSALRGWLRDEVEAEDLLPR